The following are encoded together in the Thermomonas brevis genome:
- a CDS encoding GlcG/HbpS family heme-binding protein, with product MVATDGTVCAVAHTGAKVGDQWLGSRVISEQKANTANAFSLPGLALSTANLYSPTQPGGSLFGLQFSNPVDTQVAYAGSTADFGTAKDPLVGARIGGVNVFGGGLALYDAKGARVGALGVSGDSSCADHNIAWKARHPLALDYVPAGVSPAKDDNIVYLDKAEQANGFKHPMCGGTEDKVTLPPVRKR from the coding sequence GTGGTGGCGACCGACGGCACGGTCTGCGCAGTGGCGCATACCGGTGCCAAGGTCGGCGACCAGTGGCTCGGCAGCCGGGTGATTTCCGAGCAGAAGGCGAACACCGCGAACGCCTTCAGCCTGCCGGGCCTCGCCCTGTCCACCGCCAACCTCTATTCGCCCACGCAGCCGGGCGGCAGCCTGTTCGGCCTGCAGTTTTCCAACCCGGTCGATACGCAGGTAGCCTACGCCGGCAGTACCGCGGACTTCGGCACGGCGAAGGATCCGCTGGTGGGCGCGCGGATCGGCGGCGTGAACGTGTTCGGCGGCGGCCTTGCGCTTTACGACGCGAAGGGAGCGCGGGTGGGCGCGCTCGGCGTCAGCGGCGATTCCTCTTGCGCCGACCACAACATCGCGTGGAAGGCCCGCCACCCGCTCGCGCTGGACTACGTGCCGGCCGGCGTCAGTCCCGCGAAGGACGACAACATCGTCTATCTCGACAAGGCCGAGCAGGCCAATGGCTTCAAACACCCGATGTGTGGCGGAACCGAGGACAAGGTGACCCTGCCCCCGGTGCGAAAGCGGTAA
- a CDS encoding carbon-nitrogen hydrolase family protein, which produces MKIAVAKYAVGNPADFEAFAARQRQILREACGAGVELAVLPEYLSLELASTFAPEISRDLNASLAALQTLQSEWLALYADLSRELRLVIQAGTFLTEVAPGRYRNRAWWFAPDGTRGYQDKLQLTGFERDAGVIEGGDELKVFDLAGVRAGIAICYDSEFPLPVRAQREAGARLLLVPSCTDTQAGATRVRVGCMARALENRIFVAQAVTTGTADWSPALDTNTGEATIYAPMDHGFPDDGILATTRGGQTWAIADLDIDALERHRAQAQVAVDLDWDGQKAPAFRQARHS; this is translated from the coding sequence ATGAAGATCGCCGTCGCCAAGTACGCGGTTGGCAACCCCGCCGACTTCGAGGCCTTTGCCGCACGCCAGCGCCAGATCCTGAGAGAAGCATGCGGTGCCGGCGTCGAACTGGCCGTGCTGCCCGAATACCTGTCGCTCGAACTGGCGTCAACGTTCGCGCCCGAAATCAGCCGCGACTTGAACGCTTCGCTCGCCGCGCTGCAAACGCTGCAATCCGAGTGGCTGGCGCTGTACGCCGACCTGTCGCGCGAGCTGCGCCTGGTCATCCAGGCCGGCACGTTCCTGACCGAAGTCGCCCCGGGACGCTATCGCAACCGCGCGTGGTGGTTCGCCCCGGACGGCACGCGCGGCTATCAGGACAAGCTGCAGTTGACCGGATTCGAACGGGACGCTGGCGTCATCGAGGGCGGCGACGAACTCAAAGTCTTCGACTTGGCGGGCGTGCGCGCCGGCATCGCCATCTGCTACGACAGCGAATTCCCCTTGCCCGTGCGCGCCCAACGCGAAGCCGGCGCCCGTCTGCTGTTGGTGCCGAGCTGCACGGATACGCAGGCGGGCGCGACCCGGGTGCGCGTCGGCTGCATGGCGCGCGCACTGGAGAACCGGATATTCGTCGCGCAGGCGGTAACCACCGGGACCGCCGACTGGAGTCCGGCTCTGGATACGAATACCGGCGAGGCCACGATCTACGCGCCGATGGACCACGGCTTTCCCGATGACGGCATCCTCGCGACGACCCGCGGCGGGCAAACGTGGGCGATCGCCGATCTCGACATCGACGCGCTCGAACGCCACCGCGCGCAGGCCCAGGTGGCCGTCGACCTCGATTGGGATGGCCAGAAGGCGCCGGCATTCCGGCAGGCCCGGCATTCGTGA